From a single bacterium genomic region:
- the pckA gene encoding phosphoenolpyruvate carboxykinase (ATP) — translation MLDLSYLKLTNLESVYHNLATPALVEEAVRRREGHLSHLGPLVTRTGQYTGRSANDKFVVKSAGSEAKVWWGKHNKPYEPAQFDGLLRRLQAYLQGRTVFVQDAYSGADPEFRIRVRVVTETAWHNVFVRNMFIREFDQAVLDTWQADFTVLHCPNFHAIPEIDHTNSEAFVLVDFDRKTVIIGGTSYAGEIKKSIFTVMNYLLPQRGVLSMHCSANQGRDGDVALFFGLSGTGKTTLSSEPDRALIGDDEHGWSDNGVFNLEGGCYAKVIRLDEHAEPEIFETTRRFGTILENVAMDMKTRHCDLADATLAENTRASYPLTHLPNVVKSGRGGHPRNVVMLTADAFGVMPPVSKLSPDQAMYHFLSGYTARIAGTERGVTEPAATFSACFGAPFMALNPTVYAELLGKKLAEHKSACWLINTGWTGGPYGTGHRISIKHTRAMIRAAFSGALDKAGYDPDPVFGVMVPRSCPDVPNEVLRPRDTWPDKAAYDAQAKQVAKLFGENFTAYSAFASDSVKAAAPKA, via the coding sequence ATGCTGGACCTGAGCTATCTCAAGCTGACGAACCTCGAGAGCGTGTACCACAACCTGGCCACGCCGGCCCTGGTCGAGGAAGCCGTGCGCCGCCGCGAGGGGCACTTGTCGCACCTGGGGCCGCTGGTGACGCGCACCGGCCAGTACACGGGGCGGTCGGCCAACGACAAGTTCGTGGTGAAGTCGGCGGGCAGTGAAGCGAAGGTCTGGTGGGGGAAGCACAACAAGCCGTACGAGCCCGCGCAGTTCGACGGGCTGCTGCGGCGGCTGCAGGCATACCTGCAGGGTCGCACCGTCTTCGTGCAGGACGCCTACAGCGGCGCCGATCCCGAATTCCGCATCCGCGTGCGCGTGGTGACCGAGACGGCCTGGCACAACGTTTTCGTGCGCAACATGTTCATCCGCGAGTTCGACCAGGCGGTCCTCGACACCTGGCAGGCCGACTTCACGGTCCTGCACTGCCCGAACTTCCACGCCATTCCCGAGATCGACCACACCAACAGCGAGGCCTTCGTGCTGGTCGACTTCGACCGCAAGACCGTCATCATCGGCGGCACCAGCTACGCCGGCGAGATCAAGAAGTCGATATTCACGGTGATGAACTACCTGCTGCCGCAGCGCGGCGTCCTGAGCATGCACTGCTCGGCCAACCAGGGGCGCGACGGCGACGTGGCGCTGTTCTTCGGGCTCTCGGGCACCGGCAAGACGACGCTGTCGAGCGAACCGGATCGCGCCCTGATCGGCGACGACGAACACGGCTGGTCCGACAACGGCGTCTTCAACCTGGAAGGCGGCTGCTACGCCAAGGTCATCCGCCTGGACGAACACGCCGAACCCGAGATCTTCGAGACCACGCGCCGCTTCGGGACCATCCTCGAGAACGTGGCGATGGACATGAAGACCCGCCATTGCGACCTGGCCGACGCCACGCTGGCCGAGAACACGCGCGCCAGCTACCCGCTCACGCACCTGCCGAACGTCGTGAAGAGCGGCCGCGGGGGGCATCCCCGCAACGTCGTCATGCTGACGGCCGACGCCTTCGGCGTGATGCCGCCCGTGTCGAAGCTGAGCCCCGACCAGGCGATGTACCACTTCCTGAGCGGCTACACCGCCCGCATCGCCGGCACCGAGCGCGGCGTGACCGAGCCCGCCGCCACGTTCAGCGCCTGCTTCGGCGCCCCGTTCATGGCGCTGAACCCGACCGTGTACGCGGAACTGCTGGGCAAGAAGCTCGCCGAGCACAAGTCGGCCTGCTGGCTGATCAACACCGGCTGGACCGGCGGCCCGTACGGCACCGGGCACCGTATCAGCATCAAGCACACGCGGGCCATGATCCGCGCCGCCTTCAGCGGGGCGCTCGACAAGGCGGGGTACGATCCCGACCCGGTGTTCGGTGTCATGGTCCCGCGCTCGTGCCCCGACGTGCCCAACGAAGTGCTGCGCCCGCGCGACACCTGGCCCGACAAGGCCGCGTATGACGCGCAGGCGAAGCAGGTGGCCAAGCTGTTCGGCGAGAATTTCACGGCCTATTCGGCCTTTGCGAGCGACAGCGTGAAGGCGGCGGCGCCGAAGGCCTAG
- a CDS encoding radical SAM protein — MRTRAASLTYKARMVLAAVTHREAFLPPSPRPLLVSIDLTENCQARCRTCNYWQVRKEEPISTARAKALVDEIAGLDFEYIRWIGGEPLLREDLFEVLAHIPTGRFSKVILGTNGLLLDRYADQINDSCLTNVSVSLDGFGKTNELLRGIDFETVRRGLGRLKGKRIKIASVVTKHLAGDIGPLLAWCREMGYDYDIVLPSRVLPYSAAPDIQENLTALWPDARQTEAVLDAMLQSGMTTRSVAADARTFLTKQEYPFRHCLLGYAETRIVSNGDVYGPCFEYGALGNVLRDPLNAILAPERTAPGARRMFRLDCSRCLLGWQMSSVFERPWANLPYAAKRLRSRP, encoded by the coding sequence ATGCGCACACGAGCCGCTTCGCTGACGTACAAGGCCAGGATGGTGCTGGCCGCCGTCACCCACCGCGAAGCCTTTTTGCCTCCTTCACCTCGCCCGCTCCTGGTGTCGATCGACCTGACGGAAAACTGCCAGGCGCGCTGCCGAACCTGCAACTACTGGCAGGTCCGCAAGGAAGAGCCGATTTCCACGGCGCGCGCCAAGGCGCTTGTGGATGAGATCGCCGGCCTCGACTTCGAGTACATTCGCTGGATCGGGGGCGAACCCCTCCTGCGCGAGGATCTTTTTGAAGTTCTCGCGCACATTCCCACGGGCCGCTTCTCGAAGGTCATCCTGGGTACCAACGGGCTGCTGCTGGATCGATACGCGGACCAGATCAATGACTCCTGCCTGACCAACGTCAGTGTTTCCCTCGACGGCTTCGGCAAGACGAATGAGCTGCTGCGTGGCATCGACTTCGAAACCGTCCGCCGTGGGCTGGGCCGCCTGAAAGGCAAACGGATCAAGATCGCCAGCGTGGTTACGAAGCACCTGGCCGGTGATATAGGTCCATTGCTCGCTTGGTGCCGGGAAATGGGATACGACTATGACATCGTTCTCCCCAGCCGGGTGCTGCCGTATTCCGCGGCTCCTGACATCCAGGAAAACCTGACCGCGCTGTGGCCCGATGCGCGGCAAACCGAAGCCGTGCTGGACGCGATGCTCCAAAGCGGCATGACCACACGGTCAGTGGCCGCCGATGCCCGCACATTCCTGACGAAGCAGGAGTATCCGTTCCGCCATTGCCTGCTCGGCTATGCCGAGACGCGGATCGTCTCCAACGGGGACGTCTACGGGCCATGCTTCGAGTACGGAGCGCTTGGCAATGTGCTGCGCGATCCGCTCAATGCCATTCTGGCACCTGAGCGCACGGCACCCGGTGCACGACGGATGTTTCGTCTGGACTGTTCGCGGTGCCTGCTCGGGTGGCAGATGTCGTCCGTCTTCGAGCGACCGTGGGCAAACCTGCCCTATGCCGCGAAGCGGCTGCGCTCCCGGCCCTAG
- a CDS encoding IS110 family transposase: MSSITYVGLDVHKRTIAVAMLCPTTGEVNQWEVTHEPTALRRFIRKLKAYAPLRCVYEAGPTGYGLQRQLQAAGIECMIAAPSLIPVRHGDRIKTDHRDARKLAELHSAGLLTAVHPPTEDEEAVRDLCRCREDAQLDLVRARHRLGKFLLRRSLSFHAGYLWSQQHRYWLHGLKFERPADQIVFQDYLLALEQQEARVAALDEQLATAAEQEPYRTPVAHLRCFRGIDTVTALCLTAELHDVRRFTTAPSLMAYLGLVPCEYSSGDHRRRGGITKTGNRHLRRLLIETAWHYRHKPTVGVKLAKRRRGQPAAVIARADRAQQRLCRQYRLMTGKGKHHNTIVVAIARMLIGYVWETLREAQPSEA; this comes from the coding sequence ATGAGCAGTATAACCTACGTCGGGCTGGATGTGCACAAGAGGACGATCGCCGTGGCGATGCTCTGCCCCACGACCGGTGAAGTGAACCAGTGGGAGGTCACGCACGAGCCGACCGCGTTGCGCCGGTTCATCCGCAAGCTCAAGGCGTACGCCCCGTTGCGCTGCGTCTACGAGGCCGGGCCGACCGGCTATGGCCTGCAGCGGCAGCTCCAGGCAGCCGGGATCGAGTGCATGATCGCCGCCCCGTCGCTGATCCCGGTCCGCCACGGCGACCGGATCAAGACCGACCATCGGGACGCCCGCAAGCTGGCCGAGTTGCACAGCGCCGGGCTACTGACGGCCGTTCACCCGCCGACCGAGGACGAGGAAGCGGTCCGGGACCTGTGTCGCTGTCGCGAGGACGCGCAGTTGGACCTGGTGCGGGCCCGGCACCGGCTGGGCAAGTTCCTGCTGCGTCGCAGCCTGAGCTTCCACGCCGGGTACCTGTGGTCCCAGCAGCACCGGTACTGGCTCCACGGGTTGAAGTTCGAGCGACCGGCCGACCAGATCGTATTCCAGGATTACCTGCTGGCGCTCGAGCAGCAAGAGGCACGGGTCGCCGCACTGGACGAGCAACTGGCCACTGCGGCGGAACAGGAGCCGTACCGCACGCCGGTCGCCCATCTGCGCTGCTTCCGGGGTATCGATACAGTCACCGCACTGTGCCTGACCGCGGAGTTGCACGACGTGCGGAGGTTCACCACGGCACCTTCCCTGATGGCCTACCTCGGGCTGGTGCCGTGCGAGTACAGCAGCGGCGACCATCGACGACGAGGTGGCATCACCAAGACGGGCAACCGGCACCTGCGCCGCCTGCTGATCGAGACCGCCTGGCACTATCGGCACAAGCCCACCGTGGGCGTTAAGCTGGCCAAGCGCCGACGCGGTCAACCGGCGGCGGTGATCGCCAGGGCTGACCGCGCACAACAGCGCTTGTGCCGGCAGTACAGACTGATGACGGGCAAGGGCAAGCACCACAACACCATCGTCGTGGCCATCGCACGCATGTTGATCGGGTACGTGTGGGAGACGCTGCGCGAGGCACAGCCCAGCGAGGCCTGA
- a CDS encoding YaiI/YqxD family protein: MLHIYVDGDACPVKSEVYKVAERYGLPVTLVANSYMRVPTAAWLKLVVVEQGPDEADDWIVEHAEKDDIVVTGDIPLAARCLDKEARVLGHTGRPFTPENVGDSLATRQLLKQLREQGIMMGGPPPFAPRDRSLFLQQLDQMIQAIRRGS; this comes from the coding sequence ATGCTCCACATCTACGTCGATGGCGATGCCTGCCCGGTCAAGAGCGAGGTCTACAAGGTGGCCGAACGCTACGGCCTGCCGGTGACGCTGGTCGCCAACAGCTATATGCGCGTGCCCACGGCGGCCTGGCTCAAGCTGGTCGTGGTGGAGCAGGGACCGGACGAGGCCGACGACTGGATCGTCGAACATGCGGAGAAGGACGACATCGTCGTCACCGGCGACATCCCGCTGGCGGCGCGATGCCTGGACAAGGAGGCGCGCGTGCTGGGCCACACCGGGCGGCCGTTCACGCCCGAGAACGTGGGCGACTCGCTGGCCACGCGCCAGCTGCTCAAGCAACTGCGCGAGCAGGGTATCATGATGGGCGGTCCCCCGCCGTTCGCGCCGAGGGACCGCTCACTGTTCCTGCAGCAGCTCGACCAGATGATCCAGGCCATCCGCCGCGGCAGCTGA
- a CDS encoding T9SS type A sorting domain-containing protein: MGDLAYVADYSSSLQIVNIEDPTDPIAVGAFDLEGYVYDLALGDGYAYVADWNHGVHVIDISNPDRVVPLGTTSLPNTGSRIATAGSYAYVTLGNNRGLAVVDIALPEAPVVIGSVAFPGSAKGVAVAGNYAYVANGLGLQVVDVTHPEAPEPAGLVDSPGDARAVVVSGHYAYLADWGGSLHVVDVANPEIPAIVASVGVSVNAGHVAVSGSFVYVACQGFGVWVIDISNPLMPQYVSQIVLPYFATNFAYNVEIDGTHAYIMEGGSGFHVADISNPYAPLIVCSVDTPGGASDIAIAGDYAYVADGRYGLHVVDISTPVNAHVVGGMDPTPVEFDGQVLSVVAAGDLVYATHNQAGFFVAPTQCSSQPSAVEIAPSEIESVVAVFPNPAPHRVTVRFGGLRSSAYTAIVHDIAGRRVRVLETEVPAGDTHDLVWDGRDANNREVAAGIYFLRIESGTFAATARVAVVR; the protein is encoded by the coding sequence ATGGGGGACCTTGCCTATGTGGCTGATTACTCTTCCAGTCTTCAGATTGTCAACATCGAAGATCCGACGGACCCGATTGCAGTCGGCGCGTTCGACCTGGAGGGCTATGTATATGATCTCGCTCTGGGCGATGGGTACGCCTACGTTGCCGACTGGAACCACGGTGTGCATGTCATCGACATCTCAAACCCCGATCGAGTTGTACCCCTCGGCACCACTTCGCTCCCGAACACGGGGTCCAGAATCGCGACCGCGGGTAGCTACGCCTACGTAACATTGGGAAACAATCGCGGGCTGGCAGTCGTCGACATCGCACTTCCCGAGGCTCCAGTCGTCATTGGAAGTGTCGCATTCCCGGGATCGGCCAAGGGTGTTGCCGTTGCGGGCAATTACGCCTATGTCGCCAATGGGCTTGGGCTTCAAGTGGTCGATGTCACGCACCCGGAAGCCCCGGAGCCCGCGGGCCTGGTCGATTCGCCGGGTGACGCAAGAGCAGTGGTCGTTTCGGGCCACTATGCCTACCTCGCGGACTGGGGTGGGAGCCTTCATGTGGTCGATGTGGCAAATCCGGAGATTCCGGCAATCGTGGCAAGCGTTGGCGTGTCGGTAAACGCGGGCCATGTGGCGGTGTCCGGTTCTTTTGTGTACGTGGCGTGCCAGGGCTTCGGCGTGTGGGTGATTGACATTTCCAATCCACTGATGCCTCAATATGTCAGCCAGATCGTATTGCCGTATTTTGCGACCAATTTTGCGTACAATGTTGAGATTGATGGCACTCATGCTTACATCATGGAAGGAGGCTCAGGATTCCACGTCGCCGACATCAGCAACCCATATGCACCCCTCATTGTCTGCAGCGTCGATACGCCCGGCGGTGCATCGGACATTGCGATCGCCGGTGATTACGCATACGTCGCAGACGGGCGATATGGTTTGCATGTTGTCGACATTTCCACACCGGTGAACGCGCATGTTGTGGGCGGGATGGACCCCACCCCAGTTGAATTTGATGGCCAGGTGCTGTCGGTTGTGGCAGCGGGTGATCTTGTATACGCGACGCATAACCAAGCCGGCTTCTTCGTGGCGCCGACGCAGTGCAGCTCCCAGCCGAGTGCTGTGGAGATTGCGCCATCCGAAATCGAGAGCGTTGTTGCGGTGTTTCCGAATCCAGCCCCACACCGTGTTACTGTTCGCTTCGGCGGCTTGCGCAGCAGCGCTTACACCGCAATCGTGCATGACATTGCCGGCCGGCGCGTGCGAGTGCTTGAAACAGAAGTTCCAGCTGGGGACACGCATGATCTCGTCTGGGACGGACGGGATGCGAACAACCGCGAAGTTGCAGCAGGAATCTATTTTCTCCGCATAGAATCAGGGACATTCGCAGCAACAGCGCGGGTTGCAGTCGTACGGTGA
- a CDS encoding tetratricopeptide repeat protein, with protein sequence MKYLRLALVIAVLVAGLGWGLAKLDGPAPHSGNPAALALCDDGTRDLNALRLQDAVRKLGQCLEMDPSLAEAAIARTMAFYRLGERRNMKVELARADSLVQAIRDDDRRMVAQLRMGAFRRSRFFTDRDSLLARLRKEQPKNIHVLVAVAAQAMRVDDQDAAEQAWLDILDIDPNYAISYNMLGYMELGRGRFDEAIDHMQKYAFLSPGLANARDSLGEILMVMGRYEEAEAEFLASVSMQPDFYQSLINLGGSYLVRGQIARGMDILEKVRTQVAGSDLEMLVDLMIIRTFRELGLVEETERATASYISRYPDDKLSVRMRCFRLAEQGQADRGRAVVDSSLAVWREDGDDQDAGEAVEVIGRDDFQFEARVADARGDVQAGAGAWRRAIEALAAKPYHERWYLHRRLAADLLAGGDAASALVELDRMLAVNPRLVAALVLKVECHLELQQGTAARAALERLKWCLGGSDPEFPARREVDRLEARMSALAGG encoded by the coding sequence GTGAAATACCTGCGCCTGGCTCTGGTCATCGCCGTACTCGTGGCCGGCTTGGGTTGGGGCCTGGCGAAACTGGACGGGCCCGCCCCACATTCCGGGAACCCTGCGGCGCTGGCCCTCTGCGATGACGGCACCAGGGATCTGAACGCGCTGCGCCTGCAGGACGCCGTACGGAAGCTGGGGCAGTGCCTGGAGATGGATCCATCGCTGGCCGAGGCGGCGATCGCGCGCACCATGGCCTTCTATCGCCTCGGTGAGCGCCGGAATATGAAGGTGGAACTGGCGCGCGCCGACAGCCTGGTCCAGGCGATCCGGGACGACGACCGCCGCATGGTGGCCCAACTCCGGATGGGCGCTTTCCGCCGCAGCCGCTTCTTCACCGACCGTGATTCGCTGCTGGCGCGCCTGCGGAAAGAACAGCCGAAGAACATTCACGTCCTGGTGGCCGTGGCAGCCCAGGCCATGCGCGTCGACGACCAGGACGCGGCCGAACAGGCCTGGCTGGACATACTCGACATCGATCCGAACTACGCCATCAGCTACAACATGCTCGGCTACATGGAACTCGGTCGCGGCCGCTTCGACGAGGCCATTGACCACATGCAGAAGTATGCGTTCCTGTCGCCCGGGCTGGCGAATGCGCGCGACTCGCTGGGCGAAATCCTGATGGTGATGGGCCGCTACGAGGAGGCGGAAGCCGAATTCCTGGCTTCGGTCTCCATGCAGCCCGACTTCTACCAGTCGCTGATCAATCTGGGCGGAAGCTACCTCGTGCGCGGGCAGATCGCGCGCGGTATGGACATCCTGGAAAAGGTGCGCACACAGGTCGCCGGTTCCGACCTGGAGATGCTGGTGGACCTCATGATCATCCGCACCTTCCGCGAACTCGGTCTGGTGGAAGAAACGGAGCGCGCAACGGCCAGCTACATCAGTCGCTATCCCGACGACAAGCTCAGCGTGCGGATGCGCTGTTTCCGGCTTGCCGAGCAGGGGCAGGCGGACCGGGGCCGGGCCGTCGTCGACTCCTCTCTGGCGGTCTGGCGCGAGGACGGAGACGATCAGGATGCCGGGGAAGCCGTCGAGGTCATCGGCAGAGACGACTTCCAGTTCGAGGCCCGCGTTGCCGACGCCCGGGGCGATGTCCAGGCCGGAGCCGGCGCCTGGCGGCGCGCCATCGAGGCGCTGGCCGCCAAGCCTTATCACGAACGATGGTATCTGCACCGACGACTGGCGGCCGACCTGCTGGCCGGCGGTGACGCGGCATCGGCGCTCGTGGAGTTGGATCGCATGCTCGCGGTCAATCCGCGGCTGGTCGCGGCGCTGGTCCTGAAGGTGGAGTGCCATCTGGAACTTCAGCAGGGCACTGCCGCGCGGGCCGCCCTGGAGCGACTGAAGTGGTGCCTCGGCGGATCGGATCCGGAATTTCCGGCGCGCAGGGAAGTGGACCGGCTCGAGGCGCGGATGTCCGCCCTGGCTGGAGGCTGA
- the deoD gene encoding purine-nucleoside phosphorylase, with product MPTPHINARPGDFAEAVLMPGDPQRAEHIAVTFLQDARRVTDVRNVWGYTGTYKGRPVSVMAHGMGIPSISIYATELIQSYGVKTLVRVGSCGALAADVKLGDVIIALGASTDSKVNRVRFRGHDFAALADFGLVERAVAAARAAGVPVRVGNVFSSDLFYSPETEMFDVMEKYGILGVEMEAAGLYGVAAEEGVQALTIATVSDHIRRHEHLTSDERRTSFESMIRVALDTVAA from the coding sequence ATGCCAACACCACACATCAACGCCAGGCCGGGCGACTTCGCCGAGGCCGTCCTCATGCCCGGCGACCCGCAACGCGCCGAGCACATTGCCGTCACCTTCCTGCAGGACGCCCGCCGCGTCACCGACGTGCGCAACGTCTGGGGCTACACCGGCACTTACAAGGGCCGGCCCGTCTCGGTGATGGCGCACGGCATGGGCATTCCGTCCATCTCGATCTACGCGACCGAGCTGATCCAGAGCTACGGCGTGAAGACCCTGGTCCGCGTCGGCAGCTGCGGCGCGCTGGCGGCCGACGTGAAGCTGGGCGACGTGATCATCGCCCTGGGCGCCTCGACCGACTCGAAGGTCAACCGCGTGCGGTTCCGCGGCCACGACTTCGCGGCGCTGGCCGACTTCGGCCTGGTCGAACGGGCCGTGGCCGCTGCCCGCGCTGCCGGCGTGCCCGTGCGCGTGGGCAACGTGTTCTCGTCGGACCTCTTCTACTCGCCCGAGACGGAAATGTTCGACGTGATGGAGAAGTACGGCATCCTCGGCGTCGAGATGGAGGCCGCCGGCCTCTACGGCGTCGCCGCCGAGGAAGGCGTGCAGGCCCTCACGATCGCCACCGTCTCCGACCACATCCGGCGGCACGAGCACCTGACGTCGGATGAGCGGCGGACCAGCTTCGAGAGCATGATCCGCGTGGCCCTGGATACCGTTGCCGCGTGA
- a CDS encoding NAD(P)-dependent alcohol dehydrogenase, translating to MSTRAYAAPSATAPLGPLTITRREPLAGDVEIDILYCGVCHSDLHYARNEWGMTVFPIVPGHEILGRVTRVGAKVTKFKVGDIAAVGCLVDSCRTCSSCQDNLEQFCLGGPVFSYGGPDKHSGGQTHGGYSEKIVCDEAFTLKVPANLDPARAAPLLCAGITTWSPLRKWGAGKGRKVGIVGLGGLGHMGVKFAHALGAHTVLFTTSEGKVEDGKKLGADEVVISRNAAEMAKHAGSFDMILDTVSADHDLNAYLALLKLDATMVLVGAPPSPQPVSVFSLLLPRRSLAGSLIGGVAETQEMLDFCGKHDVMCDIEIIRMQEINEAYERMLKSDVKYRFVIDMASLKA from the coding sequence ATGTCGACCAGAGCCTATGCCGCCCCGTCCGCCACCGCACCGCTCGGACCGCTGACCATCACCCGCCGCGAACCGCTGGCCGGTGACGTCGAGATCGACATCCTCTATTGCGGCGTCTGCCATTCGGACCTGCACTACGCGCGCAACGAGTGGGGCATGACGGTGTTCCCCATCGTGCCCGGGCACGAGATCCTCGGCCGCGTCACGCGCGTCGGCGCCAAGGTGACGAAGTTCAAGGTCGGCGACATCGCGGCGGTGGGCTGCCTGGTCGATTCGTGCCGCACCTGTTCCAGCTGCCAGGACAACCTGGAGCAGTTCTGCCTGGGCGGGCCGGTCTTCTCGTACGGCGGCCCAGACAAGCATTCGGGTGGGCAGACGCACGGCGGCTATTCCGAGAAGATCGTCTGCGACGAGGCCTTCACGCTGAAGGTGCCCGCCAACCTGGACCCGGCGCGGGCGGCGCCGCTGCTGTGCGCCGGCATCACCACGTGGTCGCCGCTGCGCAAGTGGGGCGCGGGCAAGGGCAGGAAGGTCGGCATTGTAGGCCTGGGCGGGCTGGGCCACATGGGCGTGAAGTTCGCGCATGCGCTGGGCGCGCACACGGTCCTGTTCACCACCTCGGAGGGCAAGGTCGAGGACGGTAAGAAGCTCGGCGCCGACGAGGTCGTCATCTCCCGCAACGCCGCCGAGATGGCGAAGCATGCCGGCAGCTTCGACATGATCCTCGACACCGTCTCGGCCGACCACGACCTCAACGCCTACCTGGCGCTGCTGAAGCTTGACGCCACCATGGTCCTGGTCGGTGCGCCGCCGTCGCCGCAGCCCGTGAGCGTCTTCAGCCTGCTCCTGCCCCGGCGCAGCCTGGCCGGCTCGCTCATCGGCGGCGTCGCGGAGACGCAGGAAATGCTCGATTTCTGCGGCAAGCACGACGTGATGTGCGATATCGAGATCATCCGGATGCAGGAGATCAACGAGGCGTACGAGCGCATGCTCAAGAGCGACGTGAAGTACCGCTTCGTGATCGACATGGCTTCATTGAAGGCCTAG
- a CDS encoding lamin tail domain-containing protein encodes MKSVLAILVACSLAGVSLADSPIFFSEYIEGSSNNKAVEIYNNTNQPIDLSQVVVERYNNGSTTLSYTATLSGTLAAGDVWVIANAASVQAILDVADDVVHSEFTFYNGDDVLLLYWDGILQDSIGRLGEDPGIEWGTGTATTLNHTLVRKASDCTGDIDSSDVYDPAVNYDGFALDTFTDLGTHTNNCTIVAAESSTWGAVKGLFR; translated from the coding sequence ATGAAGTCCGTGTTGGCGATCCTCGTCGCATGTTCCCTGGCTGGAGTGTCTCTGGCCGACTCACCGATCTTCTTTTCGGAATACATCGAAGGCTCGAGCAACAACAAAGCCGTGGAGATCTACAACAACACCAATCAGCCGATCGATCTGAGTCAGGTCGTGGTGGAGCGCTACAATAACGGCAGCACGACGCTATCCTACACTGCGACCCTCTCCGGCACGCTGGCCGCCGGCGACGTCTGGGTCATCGCCAACGCCGCCTCGGTGCAGGCCATCCTCGACGTCGCCGACGACGTCGTGCACAGCGAGTTCACCTTCTATAACGGCGACGACGTCCTCCTGTTGTACTGGGACGGCATTCTCCAGGATTCGATAGGCCGGCTTGGCGAGGACCCGGGCATCGAATGGGGTACCGGTACCGCCACGACGCTGAATCACACTCTCGTGCGCAAGGCGAGCGATTGCACCGGCGACATCGACTCCAGTGACGTCTACGATCCCGCCGTGAATTACGATGGCTTTGCCCTCGACACGTTCACGGATCTGGGGACGCACACGAACAACTGCACCATCGTGGCCGCCGAATCGTCGACATGGGGTGCGGTCAAGGGTTTGTTCCGCTGA
- a CDS encoding YkgJ family cysteine cluster protein, with protein sequence MNDTPTLCRPGCGACCIVLSISSPIPGMPVGKPAFVPCIHLQADYGCRIFMSPDRPAVCASLRPTREMCGDGRDHAMAHLTELEDLTAPRT encoded by the coding sequence ATGAACGACACCCCGACATTGTGCCGGCCGGGCTGCGGCGCCTGCTGCATCGTCCTGTCCATCTCGTCGCCGATCCCCGGCATGCCGGTCGGCAAGCCGGCGTTCGTCCCCTGCATCCACCTGCAGGCCGACTACGGCTGCCGCATCTTCATGTCGCCGGACCGCCCGGCGGTCTGTGCCTCCCTGCGGCCCACGCGCGAGATGTGCGGCGATGGCCGCGACCACGCGATGGCGCATCTCACCGAACTCGAAGACCTTACGGCTCCGCGCACGTAG
- a CDS encoding DUF1801 domain-containing protein — protein MTKTKTVAPKAPAKKSAPKPAKDPAKVIAKAKRPEPSANDFLAALEHPLKADFEAVRKTILSADKSISDGVKWNALSFRTTEWFATVNLRSKDTVQLIMHLGAKPGKEAPANAIPDTKGLLKWLGKDRAMATLGSGAQLKANLPALKAIAKSWIRHV, from the coding sequence GTGACGAAGACGAAGACGGTCGCGCCCAAGGCGCCGGCGAAGAAGTCCGCGCCGAAGCCTGCGAAGGATCCCGCGAAGGTCATTGCAAAGGCAAAGCGGCCCGAGCCCTCAGCAAACGACTTCCTCGCCGCCCTTGAGCACCCGCTGAAGGCCGATTTCGAAGCCGTCCGCAAGACGATCCTCTCCGCCGACAAGTCCATCAGCGACGGCGTGAAGTGGAACGCGCTGTCGTTCCGGACCACCGAGTGGTTCGCGACCGTGAACCTGCGCTCAAAGGACACCGTCCAGCTGATCATGCATCTCGGCGCCAAGCCGGGGAAGGAGGCGCCGGCCAACGCCATCCCCGACACGAAAGGCCTGCTGAAATGGCTCGGCAAGGATCGCGCGATGGCCACGCTCGGTAGCGGCGCCCAGCTCAAGGCCAATCTCCCGGCCCTGAAGGCCATTGCGAAATCGTGGATCAGGCACGTCTGA